One genomic window of Medicago truncatula cultivar Jemalong A17 chromosome 1, MtrunA17r5.0-ANR, whole genome shotgun sequence includes the following:
- the LOC11419160 gene encoding protein NDL2, with product MADSTPTDSVSVDIDSISPSPKEHIIRTCHGSVSVAVYGDQDKPALITYPDLGLNYVSCFQGLLFCPEAYYLLLHNFCIYHISPPGHELGAAAIDPDYPVLSVDDLADQIAEVLNFFGLNAVMCMGVTAGAYILTLFAMKYRQRVLGLILVSPLCKEPSWSEWLYNKVMSNLLYFYGMCGVVKEILLKRYFSKEIRGGTQFPESDIVKACRRSLDERQSLNVWRFLEAINGRPDLSEGLRNLHCRSLIFVGDMSPYHSESLHITKKLDRRFSALVEVQACGSMVTEEQPHAMLIPMEYFLMGYGLYRPSRKSVSPRSPLSPSCISPELFSPESMGLKLKPIKTRITGEI from the exons ATGGCTGATTCAACACCTACCGATTCCGTGTCGGTGGATATTGATTCCATCTCTCCTTCACCTAAG GAGCATATTATCAGAACATGTCATGGTTCTGTCTCTGTTGCTGTGTATGGGGACCAGGACAAACCAGCTCTAATCACCTATCCTGATTTGGGTTTAAATT ACGTCTCCTGCTTTCAGGGGTTATTATTTTGTCCAGAAGCATATTATTTGCTGCTCCACAATTTTTGCATATATCACATTAGTCCACCTGGGCATGAG TTGGGAGCAGCTGCAATTGATCCAGATTATCCTGTTCTATCTGTAGATGACTTAGCGGATCAAATAGCTGAGGTGCTTAACTTTTTTGG TCTTAATGCAGTTATGTGTATGGGAGTAACTGCCGGGGCTTACATTCTTACCTTATTTGCT ATGAAATATCGACAACGTGTTCTTGGTTTGATACTTGTTTCTCCTCTATGTAAAGAACCATCTTGGTCTGAATGGTTGTACAACAAG GTCATGTCAAATTTACTGTACTTTTATGGCATGTGTGGGGTGGTGAAGGAAATATTGCTGAAGCGGTATTTTAGCAAG GAAATCCGCGGTGGTACTCAATTTCCGGAGTCAGATATAGTCAAAGCATGCCGAAGG TCTTTGGATGAGAGGCAAAGCTTGAACGTGTGGCGGTTCCTTGAAGCTATTAATGG GAGACCTGACCTAAGTGAAGGATTGAGAAACCTACATTGCCGGtcactaatttttgttgggGATATGTCTCCATATCACTCAGAGTCACTCCATATCACTAAAAAGTTAGACAGACGATTCAGTGCCTTAGTTGAG GTTCAAGCATGCGGGTCAATGGTAACAGAGGAGCAGCCCCATGCTATGTTAATACCAATGGAGTACTTTCTCATGGGGTATGGTCTGTACAGGCCATCCAGGAAGAGTGTCAGCCCAAGAAGTCCCTTGAGTCCATCTTGTATTTCTCCTGAGCTTTTTTCACCTGAGAGTATGGGTTTGAAATTGAAACCTATAAAGACTAGAATTACTGGGGAAATTTAA
- the LOC11409184 gene encoding abscisic acid receptor PYL2 codes for MIFAFDTPQSNKKNTHKMASVHNIQGLTEEEYKELEPIIKKYHILEPTSNTCTSIITYKIEAPSSIVWPYVRSFENPQKYKHFIKGCNMKGDGNVGSIREVTVVSGLPASTSTERLEILDDEKHVISFRVVGGEHRLQNYRSVTSVNEFVNNEGKVYTIVLESYIVDIPHGNTEEDTKMFVDTVVKLNLQKLGVVAMSSCSSMHGQ; via the coding sequence atgATATTTGCTTTTGACACCCCCCAAAGCAATAagaaaaacacacacaaaatgGCTTCGGTGCATAATATTCAAGGTCTAACAGAAGAAGAATACAAAGAACTCGAaccaatcataaaaaaataccaCATATTAGAACCAACCTCAAACACATGCACTTCAATCATAACCTACAAAATAGAAGCACCATCAAGCATAGTGTGGCCATATGTTAGAAGCTTTGAGAATCcacaaaaatacaaacatttcatcaaaggTTGCAACATGAAAGGTGATGGAAACGTTGGTAGCATTAGAGAAGTTACCGTTGTTTCGGGTTTACCGGCTTCGACAAGTACCGAAAGATTAGAGATTTTGGATGATGAAAAACATGTAATAAGTTTTAGAGTTGTTGGTGGTGAACATCGTCTTCAAAACTATCGTTCGGTTACTTCGGTTAATGAGTTTGTCAACAATGAAGGTAAGGTTTATACTATTGTTTTGGAATCTTATATTGTTGATATTCCACATGGGAACACTGAAGAAGATACCAAGATGTTTGTTGACACTGTTGTCAAGCTTAATCTTCAGAAACTTGGAGTTGTTGCTATGAGTTCATGTTCTTCCATGCATGGACaataa
- the LOC11422728 gene encoding homeobox protein ATH1 — MENDVYTAQMNMEDITQHLTQKPLIHYYSFDLNNQNNIINGIPILSGGEQDQHVDGSFMNQVTIADNSFVTSQQGRTIVENPSNLIVNNNDFSVPARIGLQENLEAIVPYIFNNWHDTSNSNPLCATFGDNNSYVNKFLKAQESNVGTEFMSYSPIGNIDPNGWQSSNVANLTNLAYSSSNCSNELSLSLATSPTSVQCSEISCSDLTHSMNGTRSGLEQASCSSMELSMSLGNDKHVKFSPAILGSRYLAVIQEILVQIATFSFENLDEINYSGSGVRGRGNKSTSSNTTKRRIGINRDESPMSEAYADSSLQRHAVESKQSQLLMLLQMVDSQYSQCLDEIHTVVSAFHAATELDPQIHAHFAVKTVSRLYKDLRERISKHILSMGSNFNSSWSEEDKELSVETSFIQKQWALQQLKRKDQLWRPQRGLPERSVSVLRDWMFQNFLHPYPKDAEKHLLAIKSGLTRSQVSNWFINARVRLWKPLIEEMYAEMNRRKACRNEGENESSERSRISINNQMFDMN; from the exons ATGGAGAATGATGTGTACACTGCTCAAATGAACATGGAAGATATCACACAACATCTAACACAAAAGCCACTCATTCATTACTATTCATTTGACCTTAACAAccaaaacaacatcataaatgGAATTCCAATACTTTCTGGTGGAGAACAAGATCAACATGTTGATGGTAGTTTCATGAATCAAGTTACCATAGCTGATAATTCATTTGTTACATCACAACAAGGAAGGACTATTGTGGAAAATCCCTCAAATCTCATTGTTAATAACAATGACTTTTCGGTTCCGGCTAGAATCGGTCTTCAAGAAAATTTAGAAGCAATAGTTCCATACATATTCAATAATTGGCATGATACTTCAAACTCAAACCCTTTGTGTGCAACTTTTGGTGATAATAATAGCTATGTTAACAAGTTTTTGAAAGCTCAAGAGAGTAATGTTGGAACCGAATTCATGTCATATTCGCCGATAGGGAACATTGATCCAAATGGATGGCAATCATCAAATGTTGCTAACTTAACGAATCTCGCTTATAGTTCCTCGAATTGTAGCAATGAGCTTTCACTAAGTCTTGCAACATCTCCAACTTCAGTTCAATGCTCAGAGATTAGTTGTTCTGACTTAACTCATAGCATGAATGGAACAAGATCAGGTTTGGAACAAGCCTCATGTAGTAGTATGGAACTTTCTATGAGTTTAGGGAATGATAAACATGTCAAGTTTTCGCCCGCAATATTAGGATCAAGATACCTTGCTGTAATTCAGGAAATACTTGTTCAAATTGCAacattttcatttgaaaatctTGATGAGATAAACTATTCCGGTTCTGGTGTTAGAGGCCGAGGAAATAAATCAACTTCGTCAAACACAACCAAGCGAAGGATAGGAATAAATCGCGACGAGAGTCCTATGTCAGAAGCTTATGCTGATTCTTCATTGCAAAGGCATGCTGTTGAATCAAAGCAATCTCAACTCTTGATGCTTCTACAGATG GTGGACAGTCAATATAGTCAATGTTTGGATGAGATTCACACTGTCGTATCTGCATTTCATGCTGCTACTGAGCTCGATCCACAAATACACGCGCACTTTGCTGTCAAAACGGTTTCTCGACTATATAAGGACTTGAGAGAGAGGATTAGCAAACATATTCTTTCCATGGGATCAAATTTTAACAGTTCATGGTCAGAAGAGGATAAGGAATTATCTGTTGAAACTTCATTCATTCAAAAGCAATGGGCTCTTCAACAGTTGAAAAGGAAAGATCAGTTATGGAGGCCCCAAAGGGGCTTGCCAGAAAGATCTGTTTCCGTTCTACGTGATTGGATGTTTCAGAATTTCCTCCATCC GTATCCTAAAGATGCAGAGAAGCATTTACTTGCAATAAAAAGTGGGTTGACTAGAAGTCAG GTATCAAACTGGTTTATTAATGCGCGTGTTCGGCTATGGAAACCATTGATTGAGGAAATGTATGCTGAAATGAATAGAAGAAAAGCTTGTCGAAATGAAGGAGAAAATGAGAGCAGTGAAAGAAGCAGGATAAGCATTAACAATCAAATGTTTGATATGAATTGA